Proteins encoded in a region of the Vibrio ponticus genome:
- a CDS encoding ISL3 family transposase: protein MPNHTFLSSFWEGFHVAKSHQTESLITLTLKPNSLARCPCGLHAQAIHEYQWRNVKDATLLGISVELLVQTRRVRCSKCGIKTELLSWLEPYSRITNRLRSYIEQLLPLLPIKHIAQITGVHWHTIKEIDKRRLQQVVPQVKWSELRQLVMDEFAIFKGHRYATVIADAKTHQVIWIGIGRSRKDIRPFFERLGEYGKNIEAVAMDMNTAFDLEVQEHCPNARIVYDLFHVVAKFGREVIDRVRVDQANKLKHDKKARQWVKRSRWVLLKNRDNLNTQQESYLTEILKINQDLMTTYVLGAQLKELWRCESELQAKNLWKVWWEQVNESGIKPLKEFARKLLPYLHGITASAIYPLNTCTLEGINNKIKLIKRMGYGYRDTDYFFLKIKAAFPGKPR, encoded by the coding sequence ATGCCGAATCATACTTTCCTATCTTCGTTCTGGGAAGGCTTTCATGTAGCAAAGTCTCATCAGACAGAATCACTTATTACACTCACCCTTAAACCTAACTCTCTCGCTAGATGTCCCTGTGGACTTCACGCTCAAGCAATACATGAGTACCAATGGCGCAACGTGAAAGACGCAACACTGCTTGGAATATCTGTTGAGTTACTTGTTCAAACTCGACGAGTTAGGTGTAGTAAATGTGGCATTAAAACAGAGCTGTTATCTTGGTTAGAGCCTTATTCTCGCATCACTAATCGCTTACGAAGCTATATCGAACAGCTACTGCCACTTTTGCCCATTAAGCATATCGCACAAATCACTGGTGTTCATTGGCACACAATTAAAGAGATAGATAAGCGTCGACTTCAACAAGTGGTACCGCAAGTTAAATGGAGCGAATTAAGGCAACTCGTTATGGACGAGTTCGCCATTTTTAAGGGACATCGTTATGCCACTGTCATTGCTGATGCAAAGACTCATCAGGTTATCTGGATAGGTATAGGTCGTAGTCGTAAGGACATTCGACCGTTCTTCGAGCGGTTAGGCGAATATGGTAAAAATATCGAGGCGGTAGCAATGGATATGAATACTGCTTTTGACCTTGAAGTCCAAGAGCACTGCCCAAATGCACGTATCGTTTATGATTTGTTCCATGTTGTGGCTAAGTTCGGTCGTGAGGTCATAGATAGAGTCCGAGTCGATCAAGCCAATAAGCTAAAGCATGATAAAAAAGCGAGACAATGGGTCAAGCGTTCTCGTTGGGTATTATTGAAAAATAGAGATAATTTAAACACACAACAGGAGAGCTATCTCACTGAAATATTGAAGATAAATCAGGACTTGATGACTACCTATGTACTGGGAGCGCAATTAAAGGAACTCTGGCGTTGTGAGTCTGAACTTCAGGCAAAAAACTTATGGAAGGTATGGTGGGAGCAAGTGAATGAGAGCGGGATAAAGCCATTAAAAGAGTTTGCTAGAAAGCTTCTTCCTTACCTTCATGGTATTACCGCTTCAGCCATTTATCCGTTGAATACGTGCACTCTTGAAGGGATAAACAACAAAATAAAGTTAATCAAGCGGATGGGTTATGGTTATCGAGATACCGATTATTTCTTCTTAAAGATAAAAGCGGCTTTCCCCGGAAAGCCGCGATGA
- a CDS encoding alpha/beta hydrolase has product MSEKIKLFYGKHEKQFGQLSIPDSTTPLPIIVVIHGGYWKDKNTLDIYPTKFIVDEFNRSFAIWDLEYRGIPETGEISLETILSDIKQGYEYLTKLTHHNLDLDRILLVGHSAGAHLACWLLGENLSIAPKRAISISGVLDLAQYELLNEPIQVKKLLNHDLKKMPFANPVARGHGETHLTVIHGLEDQTVPYSMATHYADLWDVELLLLEKCGHFSMLPLEEGEYWQTMKNIIQSNMEQL; this is encoded by the coding sequence ATGAGTGAAAAAATCAAACTGTTTTATGGTAAACATGAAAAACAATTTGGACAGTTGTCCATACCAGACTCTACTACCCCATTACCTATAATAGTGGTCATACATGGTGGCTATTGGAAGGATAAAAATACTCTTGATATTTACCCTACTAAATTCATCGTCGACGAGTTTAATAGAAGCTTCGCAATTTGGGACCTAGAATACCGCGGTATTCCCGAAACAGGAGAAATTAGTCTCGAAACAATTCTAAGTGACATTAAACAAGGCTATGAGTACTTAACCAAGCTTACTCACCATAACCTTGACCTAGACCGAATCCTCCTCGTTGGGCACTCTGCTGGAGCTCACCTTGCTTGCTGGTTACTTGGCGAAAACCTCAGCATCGCTCCAAAACGAGCAATATCTATCTCAGGCGTGCTAGATCTCGCACAATATGAGTTACTTAATGAACCGATTCAAGTGAAAAAACTTCTGAATCATGACTTAAAAAAAATGCCATTCGCTAACCCGGTGGCACGCGGTCATGGAGAAACGCACCTTACAGTGATACACGGGCTGGAAGATCAAACCGTCCCCTACTCTATGGCAACTCATTATGCAGATTTGTGGGATGTAGAACTACTGTTACTCGAAAAATGTGGACATTTTAGTATGCTGCCACTGGAAGAAGGTGAATACTGGCAAACAATGAAAAACATCATCCAAAGTAATATGGAGCAACTCTAA
- a CDS encoding MurR/RpiR family transcriptional regulator: MGEKRIKTNIGAIIATIGSVYESLSPAQKKIADFVLESPSEAVELSVSELSKVTDSSDASIIRFCRYIGFKGLKDFKASLGIEVAKLNYDNSILDTNIEPEDESSVVAMKLKSRLDNVISETINLLNFSELDKVVEAISNANTFAAIGIGSSGITAAQVKHKFMRIGMNVDAFFDGHNMSMKAALMGPGDVLLGISHSGVTSELIKSFKIAKGNGVTTVAITHNPRSPLAKHADFVLINGNRQSQLQGDSIGTKIAQLFVVDLIYSVLVKTDMTGKMDMKSKTIKVVVK; encoded by the coding sequence ATGGGAGAGAAGAGAATAAAAACGAATATTGGCGCGATTATCGCGACAATTGGTAGTGTCTACGAAAGCCTATCTCCTGCGCAGAAAAAAATTGCTGATTTCGTATTGGAATCTCCCAGTGAAGCTGTTGAGCTCTCGGTATCTGAACTCTCTAAAGTTACTGATTCAAGCGATGCTTCTATTATCCGATTTTGTCGCTATATCGGCTTTAAAGGTTTGAAGGATTTCAAGGCTAGCTTAGGTATAGAAGTCGCGAAGCTAAATTACGACAATTCAATTCTGGATACCAATATAGAACCTGAGGATGAGTCTAGTGTTGTTGCGATGAAACTAAAATCGCGCTTGGATAATGTGATTTCTGAAACCATCAACCTGCTGAACTTTAGTGAGTTAGACAAGGTTGTTGAGGCGATAAGTAACGCAAACACCTTTGCAGCAATTGGAATTGGTTCATCGGGTATTACGGCTGCTCAAGTCAAGCACAAGTTTATGCGTATCGGCATGAATGTAGATGCTTTCTTTGATGGTCATAATATGTCTATGAAAGCGGCTTTGATGGGACCGGGAGATGTACTGCTAGGCATTTCCCACTCAGGGGTAACCAGTGAACTGATTAAGTCATTTAAAATTGCAAAAGGAAATGGAGTAACTACGGTTGCAATAACGCACAACCCGAGATCTCCGTTAGCAAAACACGCAGATTTTGTCCTGATAAATGGCAATCGACAGAGTCAACTGCAAGGAGACTCTATCGGAACAAAAATCGCACAATTGTTCGTAGTTGATCTAATTTACAGCGTATTAGTTAAAACTGATATGACTGGGAAAATGGATATGAAATCGAAAACTATTAAAGTAGTTGTGAAGTAA
- a CDS encoding N-acetylmannosamine-6-phosphate 2-epimerase codes for MKENILSQLRRGFVSSCQPVDGSPMDTPEIIAAMAKASEDGGAAGLRIEGIANLKAVVKVVSIPIIGIVKRDLTDFPIRITPYLTDVVDLAKAGASIIAFDGTDRARPDNIKNIIDTIHHHGCIAMADCSTVEEALACSELGADIIGTTLSGYCGEYTPIEPDFEFVETISKMDMFVMAEGRYNSPILAEKAILSGADCVTIGSAITRIEHICDWFNRSVNNARLLKV; via the coding sequence ATGAAGGAAAACATCTTATCTCAACTTAGACGTGGTTTTGTATCTTCTTGTCAACCAGTGGATGGCAGCCCTATGGATACCCCTGAGATCATAGCGGCAATGGCAAAAGCTAGTGAAGATGGCGGCGCCGCTGGATTGCGTATAGAAGGCATTGCAAACCTTAAGGCGGTAGTAAAGGTAGTATCGATTCCTATTATCGGCATTGTGAAACGTGACCTTACTGACTTTCCAATAAGAATTACTCCTTATCTTACCGATGTGGTCGATCTTGCTAAAGCGGGTGCCTCGATCATTGCTTTTGATGGAACAGATAGAGCGCGTCCGGATAACATCAAAAATATCATTGATACAATTCATCATCATGGCTGCATAGCAATGGCTGATTGTTCTACCGTTGAAGAAGCCCTCGCTTGTTCTGAGTTAGGTGCAGATATTATTGGTACAACTTTGTCGGGATATTGTGGTGAATATACTCCTATCGAGCCTGACTTTGAGTTTGTAGAGACCATTAGCAAAATGGATATGTTCGTGATGGCAGAAGGGCGCTATAACTCACCAATACTTGCCGAAAAAGCGATTTTATCTGGTGCTGACTGTGTGACTATTGGCTCAGCAATTACCAGAATTGAACATATTTGTGATTGGTTTAATCGTAGTGTTAATAATGCGCGCCTATTGAAGGTGTAA
- a CDS encoding N-acetylmannosamine kinase — translation MTVWLSIDIGGTKISAAKIFNNQIVENKELQTPKTNGSHQIIKDVLVNLISKYKGDVEYCSIATAGVVVAGRVRAMSANNLWGHKFFDLKTLVEGILNVPTYIINDAQAAAYCEYIKSDRKGDMGFITVSTGVGGGLVINGQLLTGCNGVAGHIGHSQISYDGVAKRCKCGRDNCLEVIASGTAIAMAMEKETNHICTAKDVFERYRLGDEVAKRIIEMSASSVADAIADLKVVLDLEYIVIGGSVGLAEGYVELIQLRLSQLPEIYQISVTTAVCRHSSGLLGAYLWAKNIQMR, via the coding sequence ATGACAGTTTGGTTATCGATAGATATTGGCGGAACTAAGATATCGGCAGCAAAGATATTTAATAATCAAATTGTTGAAAATAAGGAGTTACAAACTCCAAAAACAAATGGCTCGCATCAAATAATAAAAGATGTATTGGTTAATCTAATATCAAAGTATAAAGGTGATGTTGAGTATTGTTCTATTGCAACTGCAGGAGTTGTTGTTGCAGGAAGAGTTAGAGCAATGAGCGCTAATAATCTTTGGGGACATAAATTCTTTGATTTAAAGACATTGGTAGAGGGTATTTTAAATGTTCCCACTTATATTATCAATGATGCTCAAGCTGCAGCCTATTGTGAATATATTAAAAGTGATCGAAAAGGAGATATGGGATTTATTACAGTCTCAACTGGTGTCGGAGGTGGATTAGTCATTAATGGTCAATTGCTGACAGGCTGTAATGGAGTAGCTGGTCACATTGGGCACAGTCAAATTTCTTATGACGGTGTTGCGAAGCGTTGCAAGTGCGGTCGAGACAATTGCCTTGAAGTAATAGCTTCAGGTACAGCGATAGCGATGGCTATGGAGAAAGAGACTAATCACATATGTACTGCTAAAGACGTTTTTGAGCGTTATCGTTTGGGAGACGAAGTAGCGAAAAGGATTATTGAAATGTCAGCGAGTTCGGTCGCTGATGCTATCGCGGATCTCAAGGTTGTACTTGATTTGGAATATATTGTCATTGGCGGAAGTGTTGGATTGGCTGAAGGTTATGTTGAACTAATTCAACTCAGGCTAAGCCAACTACCAGAGATATATCAAATATCAGTAACAACAGCAGTATGTCGTCATTCATCAGGTCTGCTTGGAGCATACCTTTGGGCAAAAAACATTCAGATGAGGTAA
- the nanQ gene encoding N-acetylneuraminate anomerase — translation MGKKHSDEVSMILGDLNDKNLKYTIPSNIWSALKFVRDNDLSILDDGRYEIDGDKIYINVMTVKTVCKNSKNFEIHRDYADVQILIHGQECMEFASITERCEVMSDYDGNNDFQSVVPLSNISTLNLKPNMFAVFYPNEPHKPTCNIDEERTVKKAVIKVHTSYLRKN, via the coding sequence TTGGGCAAAAAACATTCAGATGAGGTAAGTATGATTCTTGGTGATTTAAATGACAAAAATCTAAAGTACACTATTCCAAGTAATATTTGGAGCGCATTGAAATTCGTAAGAGATAATGACCTTAGTATTTTGGATGATGGTCGTTATGAGATTGATGGTGATAAAATTTATATCAATGTCATGACAGTAAAAACGGTTTGTAAAAACTCAAAAAACTTCGAAATTCATCGTGATTATGCAGATGTTCAAATTTTAATTCATGGTCAAGAATGTATGGAATTTGCATCAATTACAGAACGTTGCGAGGTTATGTCTGATTACGATGGTAACAACGATTTTCAATCTGTTGTTCCTTTATCAAATATATCTACTCTAAATTTAAAACCAAATATGTTTGCTGTTTTTTATCCTAATGAGCCTCATAAGCCGACTTGTAATATAGATGAGGAGAGAACGGTGAAAAAAGCGGTAATCAAAGTACACACTAGTTATTTACGGAAAAATTAA
- a CDS encoding MFS transporter, which produces MFAWYKEVTSPQKKAIFSAWLGYVFDGFDFMLIFYIMYLIKPELGLTDMEGAFLSTAAFIGRPLGGAIFGLLADRYGRKPLMMWAIVAYSVGTGLSGIAVSGLTLALARFIVGMGMAGEYACASTYAVESFPKHLKAKASAFLVSGFGVGNIIAAYFMPAFAEAFGWRMAFFVGLTPILLVLYIRSKAPESQEWEAARIKREATGEAPEYQGFLSVLWGALKGLFNPIQLPLTLVVFIVLFSIFGANWPIFGLLPTYMAGVGFETAVISQLMTAAAFGTVAGNITWGLLADRFGLKKTFVFGLLSSFFFIIPLFMIPEGNNFLLGLCLFGLMFTNVGVGGLMPKFIYDYFPLEVRGLGTGLIYNLAATSGTFNSMAATYIGMTYGLGTALTFVVSFWTFTLVSIVGLGIPDWLLVRANKKRAARAKQQPEVTLESAEV; this is translated from the coding sequence ATGTTTGCGTGGTATAAAGAGGTTACATCACCACAGAAGAAGGCAATATTCTCAGCTTGGCTTGGGTATGTCTTTGATGGTTTTGATTTCATGCTTATTTTCTACATTATGTATCTGATCAAACCGGAATTAGGTTTAACGGATATGGAAGGTGCGTTTTTATCAACTGCAGCCTTTATTGGTCGCCCTCTGGGTGGTGCAATATTTGGCTTATTGGCAGATCGATATGGACGTAAGCCTCTTATGATGTGGGCAATTGTCGCTTATTCAGTTGGTACAGGTTTAAGTGGCATTGCGGTGAGTGGTTTAACGTTAGCATTAGCCCGTTTCATAGTTGGTATGGGTATGGCTGGTGAATACGCTTGTGCTTCAACTTATGCTGTAGAAAGCTTTCCAAAACACCTTAAAGCAAAGGCAAGTGCGTTCCTAGTCAGTGGATTCGGGGTTGGTAATATCATCGCAGCGTACTTTATGCCTGCGTTTGCCGAAGCGTTTGGTTGGCGCATGGCGTTTTTTGTCGGTCTAACACCAATTCTGCTCGTACTTTACATTCGTTCTAAAGCTCCAGAATCTCAAGAGTGGGAAGCTGCTCGAATTAAGCGTGAAGCAACCGGGGAAGCTCCGGAATATCAAGGTTTCTTGTCGGTATTGTGGGGGGCATTAAAAGGATTATTTAACCCTATACAGCTACCACTAACACTAGTCGTTTTCATCGTACTCTTCTCAATTTTCGGTGCGAACTGGCCAATCTTCGGTTTATTACCAACGTATATGGCGGGTGTAGGCTTTGAAACTGCAGTGATTTCACAGCTTATGACGGCTGCAGCATTTGGTACGGTCGCGGGTAACATTACTTGGGGACTACTTGCTGACCGATTTGGGTTGAAAAAGACGTTTGTTTTCGGCTTATTATCATCGTTTTTCTTCATAATTCCTCTGTTTATGATCCCAGAAGGTAATAACTTCTTACTTGGTTTGTGCTTGTTTGGTTTGATGTTCACAAACGTCGGTGTAGGCGGCTTGATGCCTAAATTTATCTACGATTACTTCCCGCTTGAAGTTCGTGGTTTAGGTACGGGCTTGATTTATAACTTAGCCGCTACATCTGGCACTTTTAACTCTATGGCAGCGACCTATATTGGTATGACTTATGGATTGGGAACCGCTTTGACCTTTGTGGTTTCATTCTGGACATTTACTCTCGTTAGCATCGTGGGTCTAGGTATTCCTGATTGGCTGCTAGTGCGCGCGAATAAGAAACGTGCGGCTCGTGCTAAACAGCAACCAGAAGTAACTTTGGAATCTGCAGAAGTATAG
- a CDS encoding Gfo/Idh/MocA family protein has translation MTRYGVVGTGYFGAELARFMQRIEGAEIVAIYDPENAGPIAEELNCIATACLEDLVTRDDIDCVIVASPNNAHKEPVLAAARNGKHVFCEKPIALNYQDCSEMVQACKDAGVKFMAGHVMNFFNGVRHAKQLIKDGVIGEVLSCHTKRNGWEDEQPTISWKKMRNISGGHLYHHIHELDCVQFLMGGAPEKVTMTAGNLAHKGPGFGDEDDMLFLNLEFADGRFATLEWGGAFHWPEHYVLIQGSKGAIKIDMQETAGTLRLNGKNEHFLVHQSQEEDDDRRAGNMSSEMDGAIAYGKPGKKTPMWLSSVMKLEMQYLHDLLNGMKPTEEFVALITGEAATSVIATADAATKSRFEDRKVRLSEVLGH, from the coding sequence ATGACTCGATACGGTGTGGTTGGTACTGGTTATTTTGGAGCAGAGCTTGCTCGCTTTATGCAGCGCATAGAAGGCGCAGAGATTGTTGCTATTTATGATCCTGAAAATGCGGGACCGATTGCAGAAGAATTGAATTGTATCGCGACAGCTTGTTTAGAAGACCTAGTTACTCGCGATGATATCGATTGTGTTATTGTCGCTTCGCCAAATAATGCACATAAAGAACCGGTACTTGCTGCTGCGAGAAATGGCAAACACGTTTTTTGTGAAAAGCCAATAGCCCTAAATTACCAAGATTGCAGTGAAATGGTACAAGCCTGTAAAGATGCAGGTGTGAAGTTTATGGCGGGTCATGTGATGAACTTTTTCAATGGGGTTCGTCATGCTAAGCAATTGATTAAAGATGGTGTGATTGGTGAGGTGCTCTCTTGTCATACCAAGCGAAATGGTTGGGAAGACGAACAGCCAACTATTTCGTGGAAGAAAATGCGCAATATCTCAGGCGGGCACTTGTATCACCATATACACGAATTAGATTGTGTTCAGTTTTTGATGGGGGGAGCGCCAGAAAAAGTCACGATGACGGCAGGCAATCTTGCTCATAAAGGACCAGGTTTTGGCGATGAAGATGACATGTTGTTTTTAAATCTTGAATTTGCAGATGGACGTTTTGCAACGCTAGAGTGGGGGGGCGCATTCCACTGGCCTGAACATTATGTTTTGATCCAAGGCTCAAAAGGTGCCATTAAGATCGACATGCAGGAAACGGCAGGAACACTTCGTCTTAACGGAAAGAATGAGCATTTCCTCGTACACCAGAGTCAAGAAGAAGATGATGACCGTCGAGCTGGTAACATGAGTAGTGAGATGGATGGTGCGATTGCTTACGGTAAACCAGGTAAAAAAACACCAATGTGGCTGTCGTCTGTAATGAAGCTTGAGATGCAGTATTTACATGATTTATTGAATGGGATGAAGCCCACTGAAGAGTTTGTTGCTTTGATAACAGGTGAAGCTGCTACATCGGTGATCGCAACAGCCGATGCTGCAACCAAATCCCGCTTTGAAGATCGAAAAGTGCGTCTCTCAGAGGTATTAGGTCACTAA
- a CDS encoding sialidase family protein, producing the protein MKANAILPVVLVLSAMIPTTQADEVSSYLDHKFSQLQQAEDAQNQRNQSVPLYQAASVIINNPSDAIALPSNVVEQVKTLDSMTLVAKINPQIDGFHSIFGASDSRSGYPNNHFHVYVSDLKLGFEIRRQRGGDIHKASKVDINLLNGTDNIVAFSASPQTGYKLFLNGEKILDVPTPSNYGLISDIPGINNAQIGRTIRYNANSYDYVGDIDLIELYNVALDDETLRSKTFLDVSDRAPVQSFKLYDKEEWNTAAFRIPAMIRTAQNTIITAADIRYGDSNDSPNNIDVGIRRSSDNGLTWSEPEVILAFDDYPSVPSSQITDSASYIDSVIVEGHENRIFLFADAFKGGIGQANSTSGTGYRVIDGQQYLSLTSTNQPAIQYYLGHDDRVYTLDGNATSYTVGDGFTLFEDGIEVSNIFYKRSPLVVDSTSFIVMIYSDDEGATWSQPEIVNDQIKTSDMKFLGVSPGGAITIKNGVNQGRILVPIYYTSTLNTTEYAAAMYSDDNGVSWRLGESPNDGRIGGAEKLHEAQFVEMPNGQIKMFARSVGKAAVATSLDGGITWLDDVEYDTTLVMSNTTGCQLSVINYSGFIDGQPAVIFSNPAATKRANGTIRVGLINENGFYDNGEPRYTFTWKYARIIMPDEFAYSNLTELENGNIAILYEDSNTRYKLFHLIYSEFTLDSLKFLP; encoded by the coding sequence ATGAAAGCAAACGCAATACTTCCTGTCGTACTCGTTCTGTCAGCTATGATCCCAACGACTCAAGCTGATGAAGTAAGTAGTTATCTAGATCATAAATTTAGTCAGTTACAACAGGCTGAAGACGCCCAAAATCAGCGTAACCAGTCAGTGCCGCTTTATCAGGCGGCAAGCGTAATAATTAACAATCCCTCTGACGCAATTGCATTACCTAGTAATGTCGTAGAGCAAGTAAAAACATTAGACTCAATGACATTAGTCGCCAAAATTAATCCGCAGATTGACGGTTTCCACTCTATTTTTGGTGCAAGTGATAGTCGTTCAGGCTACCCGAATAATCACTTTCATGTATATGTGTCTGATTTGAAGTTGGGCTTTGAGATCCGTCGCCAGAGAGGAGGTGATATCCACAAAGCGAGCAAAGTGGATATTAACTTGCTTAATGGTACGGACAATATTGTCGCTTTTTCCGCTTCTCCACAAACAGGTTACAAGTTGTTTCTTAACGGTGAGAAGATCCTTGATGTCCCAACGCCCTCAAACTATGGACTGATTTCGGATATCCCTGGAATTAATAACGCACAAATTGGCCGAACTATTCGTTATAATGCCAATAGTTATGACTATGTCGGTGATATTGATTTAATTGAGCTTTACAACGTAGCACTAGACGATGAAACCCTACGAAGTAAGACGTTTCTTGATGTTTCAGATCGGGCTCCCGTGCAGAGTTTTAAATTGTATGACAAAGAAGAATGGAATACCGCTGCATTCCGGATTCCAGCGATGATTCGTACTGCACAAAACACCATCATTACTGCTGCTGATATCCGTTACGGTGACAGTAATGATTCTCCTAATAATATTGACGTAGGGATCCGTCGGAGTTCCGATAATGGGCTTACTTGGAGTGAGCCAGAGGTGATATTGGCATTCGATGATTACCCTAGTGTGCCATCGAGCCAGATTACAGATAGTGCGTCATACATAGATTCAGTGATTGTAGAAGGGCATGAAAATCGTATTTTCTTGTTTGCCGATGCGTTTAAAGGCGGGATTGGTCAAGCTAATTCTACTTCTGGCACGGGGTATCGCGTCATAGATGGTCAGCAATATCTTTCATTAACGAGCACGAATCAACCGGCAATACAGTACTACCTTGGTCATGACGATCGTGTCTATACCTTAGATGGAAATGCGACAAGTTATACTGTAGGCGATGGTTTTACATTGTTTGAAGATGGTATTGAGGTGAGTAATATTTTCTACAAACGTTCACCATTGGTGGTTGATTCTACTTCATTTATTGTAATGATTTATTCGGATGATGAGGGAGCAACTTGGAGTCAGCCGGAAATTGTCAACGACCAGATTAAAACGTCTGATATGAAGTTCTTAGGTGTTTCACCAGGTGGAGCTATTACGATTAAAAACGGTGTTAATCAAGGTCGCATTTTGGTCCCAATTTATTACACTTCAACTCTCAACACGACCGAGTATGCTGCAGCGATGTACAGTGATGATAATGGAGTAAGCTGGAGGCTTGGCGAGTCACCGAATGATGGGCGTATCGGTGGGGCTGAAAAATTGCATGAAGCTCAGTTTGTTGAAATGCCTAACGGTCAGATCAAAATGTTTGCTCGCAGTGTGGGTAAAGCGGCGGTTGCAACAAGTCTCGATGGAGGTATCACTTGGCTTGATGATGTAGAGTACGACACTACTTTAGTGATGAGTAACACAACAGGATGTCAGTTATCCGTCATCAATTACTCAGGTTTTATTGATGGGCAACCAGCTGTGATCTTTAGTAACCCCGCAGCAACGAAACGTGCAAATGGCACTATTCGGGTTGGGTTGATAAATGAGAATGGTTTTTATGATAATGGCGAGCCTCGCTACACTTTCACTTGGAAGTATGCTCGAATCATCATGCCGGATGAATTTGCTTACTCTAATTTAACCGAATTAGAAAATGGAAACATTGCCATCCTTTATGAGGATAGTAATACTCGCTACAAACTATTCCATCTTATATACAGTGAGTTTACTTTAGATTCACTGAAGTTTTTACCATAA